The following are encoded together in the Solenopsis invicta isolate M01_SB chromosome 14, UNIL_Sinv_3.0, whole genome shotgun sequence genome:
- the LOC105199248 gene encoding uncharacterized protein DDB_G0290301 isoform X1 translates to MENSERFDLSFTVGIIRERMFLYDTFTALISPRSMLPLSFRRGLTWPQRHYAYPKFKTTTGKWPGSEVRFPRYSLDRNGNEEAKVGPRNVGKAAGAGEGEQNEKGGSWITALGGRTTFRSDWLPQKTGCLRRNRLRVGKDERRGTGRSHHERAMSGQSVDMVWDPQTQTNSLEGWDYSIEFAYLNSLKGSTSESNLQLAAELGKTLLERNKELENIIKLHQATVEEQTQEIEYMKKQTAALREVNNTRLKVYEQLEVSVQDLERANHHLVIENTSDKKLIKSQSVTIENLEIRCEELQKKIDDLTQQLRQHAASPSRNNAQHQQHQQQQLQQQHNIDWETSDTQGGSEKQRAAPCLPKPAQETAEITAASDEEMTELLRQLQDARNQRAREQKKVSELSQQLTTLLQENSALEEQLTEWRNKAQDVKSLQDEINTLEEVRRGQLCGRCLRGMDTRTHDELTIMLDQEEYDDISMAESLISENQRDSELTVQDTSSKNEGTDELDSTNPYRVLVEKYQALLEVQRHCQPRRKDPPAACMSLQEELEMSGEFNNFYPPVSEVEVAAPEATKTASRTKPENAGKKPFSATPTDFSEAETSSSGFSDETSNKATQTDDRQGSFLCSIADGEDCKFSIYDDNSPFESRFRKTPEYRQLFSEIFSVLKRAAEAKDEGEKLPLLDDSTPSQTKYDTSFQEDLQSEATDDNQSVMSSMVSSVVSEPVFRVQSASPKDKQSDNKSNSTAANQQPAKDASCRMDYVSLNLRVRKKPLAKKNFAKKGSDRSTPDVIPTTNPKFVPPKSSGRRRFKPFNPDEHTGIWNGQHNAYPNRSRDNKKPFTRGSNEQQQQQPQQQPQQQQNNFEYKDFKPSTASEEVARLKRLELSYAEVLRTPNNKSRASNNNNHHHHHHQQQHHHHHYRRN, encoded by the exons atggagaaCAGCGAAAGATTTGATTTATCGTTCACCGTCGGAATAATTAGAGAACGAATGTTCCTTTACGATACATTTACAGCGCTAATCTCCCCACGGTCAATGCTCCCTCTCTCGTTTCGACGAGGTCTAACTTGGCCCCAGCGTCATTACGCTTATCCGAAATTCAAAACTACTACTGGAAAGTGGCCGGGTAGTGAAGTGAGATTCCCTCGGTACTCCCTCGATCGGAACGGCAACGAGGAGGCAAAAGTCGGGCCCAGAAACGTAGGAAAGGCAGCGGGGGCGGGAGAGGGAGAGCAGAACGAGAAAGGAGGGAGTTGGATTACCGCTCTCGGTGGGCGCACGACGTTTCGATCGGACTGGCTACCACAGAAGACCGGCTGCCTCCGACGGAACCGGTTGCGCGTCGGAAAGGACGAACGACGGGGAACTGGCAGGTCCCATCACGAGCGAGCCATGAGCGGGCAGAGCGTGGACATGGTCTGGGACCCGCAGACCCAGACCAACTCGTTGGAGGGCTGGGATTATTCTATCGAATTCGCGTACCTTAACAGTCTTAAGGGATCCACCTCCGAAAGTA ATCTACAGTTGGCGGCGGAGCTTGGCAAGACCCTCCTGGAACGGAATAAGGAACTGGAGAATATCATCAAGTTGCATCAGGCTACCGTGGAGGAGCAGACGCAGGAAATTGAG TACATGAAAAAGCAGACGGCCGCCCTGAGGGAGGTAAACAATACGCGGCTGAAAGTCTACGAGCAGCTGGAAGTGAGCGTGCAGGATTTGGAACGTGCGAATCACCACCTGGTGATCGAGAACACGAGCGACAAGAAGCTGATCAAGAG CCAATCCGTGACTATCGAGAATCTGGAAATAAGATGCGAGGAGCTGCAGAAGAAGATTGACGACTTGACCCAACAACTGCGCCAGCATGCCGCGAGCCCGTCTAGAAATAATGCCCAGCATCAGCAACATCAGCAGCAGCAACTGCAGCAGCAACACAATATCGACTGGGAAACTTCGGATACGCAAGGTGGCAGCGAGAAACAG AGAGCTGCCCCGTGCTTGCCGAAGCCCGCCCAAGAGACAGCCGAGATAACCGCGGCGAGTGACGAGGAGATGACCGAGTTGCTGAGGCAGCTGCAGGACGCGCGCAATCAAAGGGCCAGGGAACAGAAGAAGGTGTCCGAGCTCAGTCAGCAGCTGACCACCTTGTTGCAGGAGAACAGCGCATTGGAGGAGCAATTAACGGAGTGGCGTAACAAGGCGCAGGACGTCAAGAGTCTGCAAGACGAGATTAACACCTTGGAGGAAGTCAG ACGAGGTCAGTTATGCGGACGTTGTTTGCGCGGTATGGATACGAGGACACACGACGAACTCACCATAATGTTGGATCAGGAAGAGTATGATGACATAAGTATGGCCGAGTCGTTAATCAGCGAGAATCAACGTGACTCCGAGTTGACTGTGCAG GATACAAGCAGCAAAAACGAAGGTACCGACGAACTGGACAGCACGAATCCTTATCGAGTCTTGGTAGAGAAGTATCAGGCCTTGTTGGAGGTCCAGAGACACTGTCAGCCCCGTCGCAAGGACCCACCTGCGGCGTGTATGTCGTTGCAAGAGGAGCTGGAGATGTCCGGAGAGTTTAACAATTTCTATCCCCCCGTTTCCGAGGTTGAGGTTGCCGCTCCAGAAGCGACCAAGACCGCCTCGCGAACCAAACCTGAGAACGCCGGCAAGAAACCCTTCTCGGCCACTCCGACAGACTTCTCTGAAGCTGAGACGTCGTCTTCAGGCTTCTCAGACGAGACCAGCAACAAAGCGACGCAGACGGATGACAGACAAGGCTCGTTCCTGTGCTCCATCGCCGACGGTGAAGACTGCAAGTTCAGCATTTATGACGACAACAGTCCATTTGAAAGTAGGTTCCGCAAGACGCCAGAGTACCGACAGCTCTTCAGCGAGATCTTCAGCGTTTTAAAACGGGCTGCCGAAGCCAAGGACGAAGGCGAGAAGCTACCGTTGCTGGATGATTCCACCCCGTCGCAGACAAAGTACGATACATCGTTTCAGGAAGATTTGCAAAGCGAAGCGACGGACGACAATCAAAGCGTCATGTCTTCGATGGTATCGTCGGTGGTCTCGGAACCGGTCTTCAGGGTGCAATCCGCCAGCCCGAAGGACAAACAGTCTGACAACAAGTCTAACAGCACCGCCGCGAATCAACAGCCCGCAAAGGACGCGAGCTGCAGAATGGATTACGTGTCTCTTAACTTGCGCGTTCGCAAGAAGCCCTTGGCGAAGAAAAATTTCGCTAAGAAGGGTAGCGACCGGTCCACGCCAGACGTCATTCCTACGACGAATCCGAAATTCGTGCCACCCAAGTCCAGTGGCCGAAGGAGATTTAAACCGTTCAATCCTGACGAGCACACCGGTATATGGAACGGTCAGCATAATGCATATCCGAATCGGTCGAGGGATAACAAGAAGCCATTTACACGCGGCTCAAAcgagcagcaacagcaacaaccGCAGCAACAACCGCAGCAACAGCAGAACAATTTCGAGTACAAGGATTTCAAACCCAGCACCGCGTCGGAGGAGGTGGCTCGGTTGAAGCGATTGGAGTTGTCTTACGCAGAGGTTCTTCGTACGCCTAACAACAAATCCAGAgccagtaataataataaccatcatcaccatcatcatcaacaacagcatcatcatcatcattatcgtAGAAACTAA
- the LOC105199248 gene encoding cerebellar degeneration-related protein 2 isoform X3: MATSQDLENDWNMLSDPDYWTRHDLQLAAELGKTLLERNKELENIIKLHQATVEEQTQEIEYMKKQTAALREVNNTRLKVYEQLEVSVQDLERANHHLVIENTSDKKLIKSQSVTIENLEIRCEELQKKIDDLTQQLRQHAASPSRNNAQHQQHQQQQLQQQHNIDWETSDTQGGSEKQRAAPCLPKPAQETAEITAASDEEMTELLRQLQDARNQRAREQKKVSELSQQLTTLLQENSALEEQLTEWRNKAQDVKSLQDEINTLEEVRRGQLCGRCLRGMDTRTHDELTIMLDQEEYDDISMAESLISENQRDSELTVQDTSSKNEGTDELDSTNPYRVLVEKYQALLEVQRHCQPRRKDPPAACMSLQEELEMSGEFNNFYPPVSEVEVAAPEATKTASRTKPENAGKKPFSATPTDFSEAETSSSGFSDETSNKATQTDDRQGSFLCSIADGEDCKFSIYDDNSPFESRFRKTPEYRQLFSEIFSVLKRAAEAKDEGEKLPLLDDSTPSQTKYDTSFQEDLQSEATDDNQSVMSSMVSSVVSEPVFRVQSASPKDKQSDNKSNSTAANQQPAKDASCRMDYVSLNLRVRKKPLAKKNFAKKGSDRSTPDVIPTTNPKFVPPKSSGRRRFKPFNPDEHTGIWNGQHNAYPNRSRDNKKPFTRGSNEQQQQQPQQQPQQQQNNFEYKDFKPSTASEEVARLKRLELSYAEVLRTPNNKSRASNNNNHHHHHHQQQHHHHHYRRN, from the exons ATCTACAGTTGGCGGCGGAGCTTGGCAAGACCCTCCTGGAACGGAATAAGGAACTGGAGAATATCATCAAGTTGCATCAGGCTACCGTGGAGGAGCAGACGCAGGAAATTGAG TACATGAAAAAGCAGACGGCCGCCCTGAGGGAGGTAAACAATACGCGGCTGAAAGTCTACGAGCAGCTGGAAGTGAGCGTGCAGGATTTGGAACGTGCGAATCACCACCTGGTGATCGAGAACACGAGCGACAAGAAGCTGATCAAGAG CCAATCCGTGACTATCGAGAATCTGGAAATAAGATGCGAGGAGCTGCAGAAGAAGATTGACGACTTGACCCAACAACTGCGCCAGCATGCCGCGAGCCCGTCTAGAAATAATGCCCAGCATCAGCAACATCAGCAGCAGCAACTGCAGCAGCAACACAATATCGACTGGGAAACTTCGGATACGCAAGGTGGCAGCGAGAAACAG AGAGCTGCCCCGTGCTTGCCGAAGCCCGCCCAAGAGACAGCCGAGATAACCGCGGCGAGTGACGAGGAGATGACCGAGTTGCTGAGGCAGCTGCAGGACGCGCGCAATCAAAGGGCCAGGGAACAGAAGAAGGTGTCCGAGCTCAGTCAGCAGCTGACCACCTTGTTGCAGGAGAACAGCGCATTGGAGGAGCAATTAACGGAGTGGCGTAACAAGGCGCAGGACGTCAAGAGTCTGCAAGACGAGATTAACACCTTGGAGGAAGTCAG ACGAGGTCAGTTATGCGGACGTTGTTTGCGCGGTATGGATACGAGGACACACGACGAACTCACCATAATGTTGGATCAGGAAGAGTATGATGACATAAGTATGGCCGAGTCGTTAATCAGCGAGAATCAACGTGACTCCGAGTTGACTGTGCAG GATACAAGCAGCAAAAACGAAGGTACCGACGAACTGGACAGCACGAATCCTTATCGAGTCTTGGTAGAGAAGTATCAGGCCTTGTTGGAGGTCCAGAGACACTGTCAGCCCCGTCGCAAGGACCCACCTGCGGCGTGTATGTCGTTGCAAGAGGAGCTGGAGATGTCCGGAGAGTTTAACAATTTCTATCCCCCCGTTTCCGAGGTTGAGGTTGCCGCTCCAGAAGCGACCAAGACCGCCTCGCGAACCAAACCTGAGAACGCCGGCAAGAAACCCTTCTCGGCCACTCCGACAGACTTCTCTGAAGCTGAGACGTCGTCTTCAGGCTTCTCAGACGAGACCAGCAACAAAGCGACGCAGACGGATGACAGACAAGGCTCGTTCCTGTGCTCCATCGCCGACGGTGAAGACTGCAAGTTCAGCATTTATGACGACAACAGTCCATTTGAAAGTAGGTTCCGCAAGACGCCAGAGTACCGACAGCTCTTCAGCGAGATCTTCAGCGTTTTAAAACGGGCTGCCGAAGCCAAGGACGAAGGCGAGAAGCTACCGTTGCTGGATGATTCCACCCCGTCGCAGACAAAGTACGATACATCGTTTCAGGAAGATTTGCAAAGCGAAGCGACGGACGACAATCAAAGCGTCATGTCTTCGATGGTATCGTCGGTGGTCTCGGAACCGGTCTTCAGGGTGCAATCCGCCAGCCCGAAGGACAAACAGTCTGACAACAAGTCTAACAGCACCGCCGCGAATCAACAGCCCGCAAAGGACGCGAGCTGCAGAATGGATTACGTGTCTCTTAACTTGCGCGTTCGCAAGAAGCCCTTGGCGAAGAAAAATTTCGCTAAGAAGGGTAGCGACCGGTCCACGCCAGACGTCATTCCTACGACGAATCCGAAATTCGTGCCACCCAAGTCCAGTGGCCGAAGGAGATTTAAACCGTTCAATCCTGACGAGCACACCGGTATATGGAACGGTCAGCATAATGCATATCCGAATCGGTCGAGGGATAACAAGAAGCCATTTACACGCGGCTCAAAcgagcagcaacagcaacaaccGCAGCAACAACCGCAGCAACAGCAGAACAATTTCGAGTACAAGGATTTCAAACCCAGCACCGCGTCGGAGGAGGTGGCTCGGTTGAAGCGATTGGAGTTGTCTTACGCAGAGGTTCTTCGTACGCCTAACAACAAATCCAGAgccagtaataataataaccatcatcaccatcatcatcaacaacagcatcatcatcatcattatcgtAGAAACTAA
- the LOC105199248 gene encoding cerebellar degeneration-related protein 2-like isoform X2 yields the protein MSLLSSSIGGGGVRYHADEDADQNMLQDLQLAAELGKTLLERNKELENIIKLHQATVEEQTQEIEYMKKQTAALREVNNTRLKVYEQLEVSVQDLERANHHLVIENTSDKKLIKSQSVTIENLEIRCEELQKKIDDLTQQLRQHAASPSRNNAQHQQHQQQQLQQQHNIDWETSDTQGGSEKQRAAPCLPKPAQETAEITAASDEEMTELLRQLQDARNQRAREQKKVSELSQQLTTLLQENSALEEQLTEWRNKAQDVKSLQDEINTLEEVRRGQLCGRCLRGMDTRTHDELTIMLDQEEYDDISMAESLISENQRDSELTVQDTSSKNEGTDELDSTNPYRVLVEKYQALLEVQRHCQPRRKDPPAACMSLQEELEMSGEFNNFYPPVSEVEVAAPEATKTASRTKPENAGKKPFSATPTDFSEAETSSSGFSDETSNKATQTDDRQGSFLCSIADGEDCKFSIYDDNSPFESRFRKTPEYRQLFSEIFSVLKRAAEAKDEGEKLPLLDDSTPSQTKYDTSFQEDLQSEATDDNQSVMSSMVSSVVSEPVFRVQSASPKDKQSDNKSNSTAANQQPAKDASCRMDYVSLNLRVRKKPLAKKNFAKKGSDRSTPDVIPTTNPKFVPPKSSGRRRFKPFNPDEHTGIWNGQHNAYPNRSRDNKKPFTRGSNEQQQQQPQQQPQQQQNNFEYKDFKPSTASEEVARLKRLELSYAEVLRTPNNKSRASNNNNHHHHHHQQQHHHHHYRRN from the exons ATCTACAGTTGGCGGCGGAGCTTGGCAAGACCCTCCTGGAACGGAATAAGGAACTGGAGAATATCATCAAGTTGCATCAGGCTACCGTGGAGGAGCAGACGCAGGAAATTGAG TACATGAAAAAGCAGACGGCCGCCCTGAGGGAGGTAAACAATACGCGGCTGAAAGTCTACGAGCAGCTGGAAGTGAGCGTGCAGGATTTGGAACGTGCGAATCACCACCTGGTGATCGAGAACACGAGCGACAAGAAGCTGATCAAGAG CCAATCCGTGACTATCGAGAATCTGGAAATAAGATGCGAGGAGCTGCAGAAGAAGATTGACGACTTGACCCAACAACTGCGCCAGCATGCCGCGAGCCCGTCTAGAAATAATGCCCAGCATCAGCAACATCAGCAGCAGCAACTGCAGCAGCAACACAATATCGACTGGGAAACTTCGGATACGCAAGGTGGCAGCGAGAAACAG AGAGCTGCCCCGTGCTTGCCGAAGCCCGCCCAAGAGACAGCCGAGATAACCGCGGCGAGTGACGAGGAGATGACCGAGTTGCTGAGGCAGCTGCAGGACGCGCGCAATCAAAGGGCCAGGGAACAGAAGAAGGTGTCCGAGCTCAGTCAGCAGCTGACCACCTTGTTGCAGGAGAACAGCGCATTGGAGGAGCAATTAACGGAGTGGCGTAACAAGGCGCAGGACGTCAAGAGTCTGCAAGACGAGATTAACACCTTGGAGGAAGTCAG ACGAGGTCAGTTATGCGGACGTTGTTTGCGCGGTATGGATACGAGGACACACGACGAACTCACCATAATGTTGGATCAGGAAGAGTATGATGACATAAGTATGGCCGAGTCGTTAATCAGCGAGAATCAACGTGACTCCGAGTTGACTGTGCAG GATACAAGCAGCAAAAACGAAGGTACCGACGAACTGGACAGCACGAATCCTTATCGAGTCTTGGTAGAGAAGTATCAGGCCTTGTTGGAGGTCCAGAGACACTGTCAGCCCCGTCGCAAGGACCCACCTGCGGCGTGTATGTCGTTGCAAGAGGAGCTGGAGATGTCCGGAGAGTTTAACAATTTCTATCCCCCCGTTTCCGAGGTTGAGGTTGCCGCTCCAGAAGCGACCAAGACCGCCTCGCGAACCAAACCTGAGAACGCCGGCAAGAAACCCTTCTCGGCCACTCCGACAGACTTCTCTGAAGCTGAGACGTCGTCTTCAGGCTTCTCAGACGAGACCAGCAACAAAGCGACGCAGACGGATGACAGACAAGGCTCGTTCCTGTGCTCCATCGCCGACGGTGAAGACTGCAAGTTCAGCATTTATGACGACAACAGTCCATTTGAAAGTAGGTTCCGCAAGACGCCAGAGTACCGACAGCTCTTCAGCGAGATCTTCAGCGTTTTAAAACGGGCTGCCGAAGCCAAGGACGAAGGCGAGAAGCTACCGTTGCTGGATGATTCCACCCCGTCGCAGACAAAGTACGATACATCGTTTCAGGAAGATTTGCAAAGCGAAGCGACGGACGACAATCAAAGCGTCATGTCTTCGATGGTATCGTCGGTGGTCTCGGAACCGGTCTTCAGGGTGCAATCCGCCAGCCCGAAGGACAAACAGTCTGACAACAAGTCTAACAGCACCGCCGCGAATCAACAGCCCGCAAAGGACGCGAGCTGCAGAATGGATTACGTGTCTCTTAACTTGCGCGTTCGCAAGAAGCCCTTGGCGAAGAAAAATTTCGCTAAGAAGGGTAGCGACCGGTCCACGCCAGACGTCATTCCTACGACGAATCCGAAATTCGTGCCACCCAAGTCCAGTGGCCGAAGGAGATTTAAACCGTTCAATCCTGACGAGCACACCGGTATATGGAACGGTCAGCATAATGCATATCCGAATCGGTCGAGGGATAACAAGAAGCCATTTACACGCGGCTCAAAcgagcagcaacagcaacaaccGCAGCAACAACCGCAGCAACAGCAGAACAATTTCGAGTACAAGGATTTCAAACCCAGCACCGCGTCGGAGGAGGTGGCTCGGTTGAAGCGATTGGAGTTGTCTTACGCAGAGGTTCTTCGTACGCCTAACAACAAATCCAGAgccagtaataataataaccatcatcaccatcatcatcaacaacagcatcatcatcatcattatcgtAGAAACTAA
- the LOC105199247 gene encoding uncharacterized protein LOC105199247 isoform X1: MADAGLSLDDIIKKSKSLGMRGRGGVHRGISRGARANGSVRGRGPQVITDARFKIIQKNREKLTDARDKLAEIAKQSDARLKLDKLRASHLKKIDTLSGISRKTGRNGRLSLSTNKVPHLMQHVLPPNIPNNYMSPPTRAVGYRPPLAEPHYLGDMSMDYTDDYLADSPSLRRTVSNEYAPTPPPPPPVFSINPISPYTWVKSRNTNVTRIPARKSELEKERERQREYKLAARSAMMKTASPPYKEDWSFGTKSRTIVAEDTADSKYYDSRNLREVGVKSRLDSSANKPRTMGVLARPKASSSSSIQSNGYRIVVSNLQANVTQEDIKELFEDVGELLVSRLVRPGTAEVIYKTLKDATKAVETYHNRQLDGHPMKCLLVNPRPKNNPTGPAVRSVTESRRSISSSYVQPSLGAVHRALFDDS; the protein is encoded by the exons GGTACATAGGGGCATCAGCAGAGGAGCACGAGCGAACGGTTCGGTGAGGGGACGTGGTCCGCAAGTGATCACGGATGCACGATTTAAGATAATACAGAAGAATCGGGAGAAGCTGACTGATGCTAGAGATAAGCTAGCTGAGATAGCAAAGCAGAGCGATGCACGGCTCAAGCTGGATAAGCTTCGTGCGTCTCACTTGAAGAAGATAGACACGCTCTCAGGAATCTCACGTAAGACTGGTCGGAATGGCAGACTCTCCCTGTCGACGAACAAAGTGCCACACTTGATGCAGCATGTGCTACCGCCGAATATACCGAACAATTATATGTCTCCGCCGACAAGAGCAGTTGGGTACAGACCACCTCTTGCCGAACCACATTACTTAGGAGATATGAGTATGGATTATACTGATG ATTATCTGGCGGATTCGCCTTCATTGAGGAGGACTGTGAGCAACGAGTATGCACCAACACCCCCACCTCCACCTCCTGTGTTTAGTATTAATCCGATTTCTCCTTATACCTGGGTAAAGTCCAGAAACACTAATGTAACTAGGATTCCAGCTCGAAAATCTGAACTAGAGAAGGAACGAGAAAGGCAAAGAGAATATAAACTTGCTGCGCGTTCTGCGAtg ATGAAAACTGCTTCACCTCCTTATAAAGAAGACTGGAGTTTTGGCACAAAGTCAAG AACAATTGTAGCAGAAGACACAGCCGATTCCAAGTACTACGATTCCAGAAATCTTCGAGAAGTAGGGGTTAAATCGCGTCTCGATTCTTCCGCGAATAAGCCGAGAACAATGGGCGTTTTGGCGCGGCCGAAGGCAAGTTCCAGTTCGTCGATACAATCAAACGGCTATCGAATTGTAGTATCCAACTTACAAGCTAACGTCACGCAAGAAGATATCAAG GAATTATTCGAAGATGTCGGGGAACTGCTTGTATCGAGACTAGTACGTCCAGGTACAGCggaagtaatttataaaacactGAAGGATGCGACTAAGGCAGTTGAAACTTATCATAATCGACAATTAGATGGTCATCCAATGAAATGTCTTCTCGTTAATCCACGACCAAAAAATAATCCAACTGGGCCAGCTGTCCGATCTGTCACGGA GTCAAGACGTAGTATCAGCTCGAGTTATGTACAACCAAGTTTAGGAGCGGTGCATCGCGCATTATTTGATGATTCTTAA
- the LOC105199247 gene encoding uncharacterized protein LOC105199247 isoform X2, with amino-acid sequence MVHRGISRGARANGSVRGRGPQVITDARFKIIQKNREKLTDARDKLAEIAKQSDARLKLDKLRASHLKKIDTLSGISRKTGRNGRLSLSTNKVPHLMQHVLPPNIPNNYMSPPTRAVGYRPPLAEPHYLGDMSMDYTDDYLADSPSLRRTVSNEYAPTPPPPPPVFSINPISPYTWVKSRNTNVTRIPARKSELEKERERQREYKLAARSAMMKTASPPYKEDWSFGTKSRTIVAEDTADSKYYDSRNLREVGVKSRLDSSANKPRTMGVLARPKASSSSSIQSNGYRIVVSNLQANVTQEDIKELFEDVGELLVSRLVRPGTAEVIYKTLKDATKAVETYHNRQLDGHPMKCLLVNPRPKNNPTGPAVRSVTESRRSISSSYVQPSLGAVHRALFDDS; translated from the exons GGTACATAGGGGCATCAGCAGAGGAGCACGAGCGAACGGTTCGGTGAGGGGACGTGGTCCGCAAGTGATCACGGATGCACGATTTAAGATAATACAGAAGAATCGGGAGAAGCTGACTGATGCTAGAGATAAGCTAGCTGAGATAGCAAAGCAGAGCGATGCACGGCTCAAGCTGGATAAGCTTCGTGCGTCTCACTTGAAGAAGATAGACACGCTCTCAGGAATCTCACGTAAGACTGGTCGGAATGGCAGACTCTCCCTGTCGACGAACAAAGTGCCACACTTGATGCAGCATGTGCTACCGCCGAATATACCGAACAATTATATGTCTCCGCCGACAAGAGCAGTTGGGTACAGACCACCTCTTGCCGAACCACATTACTTAGGAGATATGAGTATGGATTATACTGATG ATTATCTGGCGGATTCGCCTTCATTGAGGAGGACTGTGAGCAACGAGTATGCACCAACACCCCCACCTCCACCTCCTGTGTTTAGTATTAATCCGATTTCTCCTTATACCTGGGTAAAGTCCAGAAACACTAATGTAACTAGGATTCCAGCTCGAAAATCTGAACTAGAGAAGGAACGAGAAAGGCAAAGAGAATATAAACTTGCTGCGCGTTCTGCGAtg ATGAAAACTGCTTCACCTCCTTATAAAGAAGACTGGAGTTTTGGCACAAAGTCAAG AACAATTGTAGCAGAAGACACAGCCGATTCCAAGTACTACGATTCCAGAAATCTTCGAGAAGTAGGGGTTAAATCGCGTCTCGATTCTTCCGCGAATAAGCCGAGAACAATGGGCGTTTTGGCGCGGCCGAAGGCAAGTTCCAGTTCGTCGATACAATCAAACGGCTATCGAATTGTAGTATCCAACTTACAAGCTAACGTCACGCAAGAAGATATCAAG GAATTATTCGAAGATGTCGGGGAACTGCTTGTATCGAGACTAGTACGTCCAGGTACAGCggaagtaatttataaaacactGAAGGATGCGACTAAGGCAGTTGAAACTTATCATAATCGACAATTAGATGGTCATCCAATGAAATGTCTTCTCGTTAATCCACGACCAAAAAATAATCCAACTGGGCCAGCTGTCCGATCTGTCACGGA GTCAAGACGTAGTATCAGCTCGAGTTATGTACAACCAAGTTTAGGAGCGGTGCATCGCGCATTATTTGATGATTCTTAA